In Clostridium butyricum, the genomic stretch TGTAATTTCCTCTTGAATATCTTGTAAGAAGAATCTTGTCCTTGTTTATTACTCCAACAATTACAGCTGGAGCTATTGATGGATATAATATATTGTTGCAACTTTTACAACATAGTGCTCTTTCCTTATTATAAATCTCCATCTCATTTCCACATACACTACAATATCTATTTTTTGAATACCAGTCATACAAATGCTTTCCAGTAACTCCTCCAAACGCTGCCCATTGTGGCTTAAGAGTTCTAAATATTGACGTATTCTCTCTAGTTAAAAAGCTATACTCTTTTTCATTAAAATCTTTCAACATAAAAAAGTTCATATTATCTATTTTAAAAAGATAAATAAGTTTATCATGTGAAATCACAACTGCGTTTTTTAAATCTTTATATTTAGGTATATATATTTCATTGTTATCCTTTTTCATAAAAACTTGGTTTTTTATAAATATTAATATATAATCTTCATCCTTAACGACTGTTTCCTTATTATATATATTATCATATCTGTATGGTGCTATTTCATGAATCATTTGTTAACGCCTCCAATCCAATGTACTTATAATTATAAACTACTTTAATATAAAAATATATATCAATAACACATTACTATCTTATCTCTGAACCTATAAAAAGCATTCTCTTTAATATAAGAAAATGCTTTTTTAATATAGACTTTATTAGGATTTAAAAACTACACAAAGGATTTTTAATTATTATAATATTCTTTTAGATAATTATATATTATTAATTATTTTAACTTTTAAAATACATTCTAATGTCCTTTGTGTTTTTCTCTTCTTTTATACTTTTTAAGTTCATATAATTTCTGTTTTTCACTCTCTTTTTCTTCTTTAGATTTCTTCTTTCTTTCTATTTTGTTTTCCTCATGCTGAGCTTTTAAAGCTGCCTGTGCCTTAGTACAAATTCCTTTGTTCTGTACTTCTTTTTTTATAAGTTTTTGAATCCTTTTGGGATTAATTTTTTCAAAATCACTTGTAATTATGACATCTTTTTTATCATCTTCAATGATTTTAAATTTTAACTTATAATAGTTTTGTAATATAAAATCATAAACTTCTGCATCTTTAGGTTCAGCACCAAAAGTAACTTTGCAAACTTTGTAATCCTCCCCTTTAGATTCTTCAAATACTCCTATCCAAAATGGATTATTAAATAGAATAGTAAGTTTCACTGCATTTGCCATGATTTTTTTCCTCCTGAAAATAAAAAATTCCAGAGAACGGACAACCCAGGAGGGCAGGTTACTGCTATTAAAATAATAGATTCTGACTACCAACAGAATAGTGTTTTTATCTCCTTTTATTATTATAAACATTTTTTCTTAGTTTATAAAGTATATAAAAAATCTAAATTGTTATACTATATCTCTATCAAGATAAATAGCTTCTTCTTTCTTGTTCTTTTCTCTTTTTAAAAATCTTAAAAGTTCAGAATTAGCTATATCATTACTCTTTATACTATTTAACTTGTCCAAAGTATAGGAGCATTCACCGCATATGTCAATACCAATTACATTTTCCCTTATTATTATATTATGAAGTATAGTTTCAAGTTCATTAAGATTCATTTCTCCTTGATTCCAATTTGTATCTACAACTTTTTCACTAAGAACATCCTTATCTATTGAAATATAAATTGGATTATTTTCAAATTTATACTTATTATCATCCCACATATAAGCTGAATCTTTATCAATACATATTACATTCTCTTTATATTGTGAATCTATTAATTGTTTCTCTTTTTTTCCAAGTCCTATGAGTATAACATTCTTTAGGTATCTGTTGGTTTCAAGTGAGTTAATTACCCATGATCCACAGCTTAATATATTTCCAAGTGCTGGTTTTTGCATATCAGAGTGATAATCAAAAACCACAAGATTAAAATTTTCTTGTATTTTTTCCATCCAAAATTGAGATACATAATGATAATTTCCAGAATCAATGAAATGTATCCCACTAGGCTCTAAATCGGCTATTTCTTCTTTTATTCTTATTTCAGCGTTAGGATTACAATAACAGTTTGTCCCTAAAATATTACTACAATCTCTCCAATTTATACATTCACTTTTATAAAAATTTTCTTTCTTATAAATATCACTGAAATTCATAACCGTAATATATGGATTTTCATCTTTCCTCAAATTCATCAAACTTCCTCCATTTATACTGATATATTTTATTAATCATACATACTTTTCCTATTATCAATAATAAGGCTTATTTAATTATATGTAGAATAATATATATTAATAATTATAACCTTAATTACATCATTTGTTAATTTATCTAATAAATGAATCCACTTTAAAAGTGAACTAAGTTCACTTTTAAAGTCATAATTCTAACTAAAAAAGAAACTATATTCAATAATTAATTGAATATAGCTTCCTCCTCTTAATGTAAGATCTTGTAAACACAAACTATCTTTCTTCATTCATTTCTCTAACAAATTCCCATGTCTCTCCATAATCCTTAGATTCATATAATCCAACAACTCCATTATTATAATCTCCCATACTTCCTTGACCTACAGTAAGATATAGTACTCCATTTTCCTCATAAGGTATTTTAGGAAAAACAAATGGATTATAACATTTTCCGTTGATAAGAGAAATATTCCTTGTGGGTATTTCAACTTTTGTATATGAATTTCCTCCATCCCCTGTTTTATAAAGAACTCCATACTCGCCTCCGCTTTTTGACAAAGATAAAAAACCAAGTTTTTCATTTATAAATGTCATTCCATCTGCAGTTCCCATGTCACCATTAAAAGGATCTTCATTGATAATATTCCAAGTTTCTCCTCCATTATAAGTACCATATAATGAATAACTTCTACTTCCTAAAGATGAACCAGTTATTAAAAGTTCATATCCTTCATCATCTGATAAAAAATATTTTTCTAATCCTTCATCACTTTGATAATTTACATTTAAACCTTCTGAGATATTTTCTAAATCTCTTACCATATTATAACGTATAGGACAATATTCGCTTTCCTTTCCTGGTATATAAAGAGACACAATATATCCAGTCATGTTACTGGATACATATTTATCATTTTTCATATTACCATTGCTATCAATATATTCTATTCCCTCTTGACTATATTCAAAATTTCTTTTTCCAGAATAGCTAACTTCATATTTATCTTCTCCAGGCCATTTATTTACATCATTTTTTAAATTAACAACTTTCATGGTCTCTATAAATGGATCCAAACTCTTGTCTTTGCTATAATCATCATTAACATCCCCATTTAAATAAATAGTAATATTATTAGATTTTTCATAATCATAACTTATTAGAAAACTTTTTAGTTGCTTTTTTTCATCATTTCCATATAAAAAGGTGTCAAATGAAGTTATTGTACCATCTTCCTTAAAATTTACAACAAAGTTTTTCGACATATATAAATCTTCTGGCATGTCTACCTTTTCTCTTATATCTGAAAGTATACCTTCAACTCCATCATCATATATATTATTGTGGGTAAAATCAACTGTTTTCTTATTAAACAATTCTTCAAGAAACCACGACAGCTTCCCATTATATTTAACAGCACTACTATATATTTCTGCACCATAAAATAGTGTTGTTCCTACAAGAATAAAAATTGCTAAGTAAGACCAAACAGATTTTAGAATGCTTTCTTTTTTTGTTTTTTCATTTATCATATGAACATCATACTTCAATATTTTGTTTTCTAATTCATACTTCTGCTCTTTCTCTTTTACTAATATTTCAACTTCATTTTTATCCTTTAATACTTTATATAAATATATTATAAACCACACAATTAAAAATATAATACATAGTGATAATATCATTATATTTACATTGCTTTTCCCATACATACACAATTTATATAGGTTATACCATGTAATAAAATATATAAGTAAAAATAGTGGATTAATAATCATACTTATAAGTATTTTAGCTTTTTTATTGATATTCATTTTTCATATAAATGAAAGCCTTACATAAATGTACTTTCATCTAATCTCCTTTCTTTATTAGTCATGAATATAACAATATTTTATCAAATAAAAATATAAATGAAATAAATTTAAGAAAAATTTAAGTTTTATAAATTATATATCACAAAAATAACATATGAATAATATATTAACTAATAATGTATTGTTTAAATTGCAAGTTATATTAATTTTTCATATATAAAAAGATTTTATAAAACTCAAGGAGGTAATGAAATGGATTCTTGTAACTGTTACAATAATATTCAACCTACATTAACAAATGAAGAAAATGCTGGCTTTAGGCAAGCTCGATGTGGAATTCGATATTCTGCAACAGTTAATAATCATGACTGTAAAGGAAATAATTCATTTTTCATTCTTTATAACCCTTTGCATTCCATGAAAGATATATATTTAGTAAGTGTTGTTCATACAAATACATCAACTTCTTCAGTAGTAGTAAATGCTTACTGCAACTGCAATGATACACTTCCTCCAAATATTGCGCGATTGAATAGCATAAGTAACAATAATACAAGTTATTGTGATGATCCATGTGCAGCTCAGCTTTATAGTGGCCATAATATAGGATTTGTAAAAAACACTCCCTTGCTAATTTACGCAGTTAAGTCAAATGAGAACTTTGTTAACACAATCAATGGAGGAATAATCCTCTGTCCTGGTTCTTATTATCTTGAAGTAACAAAAGGATTTGCAGATTCTGGAGATGGTCGTCAGTATTCAAGTATAAGCTGGTGGGAACAACCAATCTGCTGTAGACAATAATAAAAGATTAAGTGTTTATATCTTCTTAATATAAACATTAAAAAGGTGAGTAGAATTTATTTTTTTGTTAATTCACTCACCTTTTAATATACGGTTATTTTAATTTATATAATTTAAGACAAAATATATATAATAACAGGACATATACGATTTACTTACAATATCTCTCTTTGTAAAGTGTATATGTCCTGATTTGATGTATTATATAATTTATTTTTTTGCTTATTGCTAAATGTTATTATGAAGCCAGTAATGTTATTATATGCATTTTTTTATCTTATATGCATTTTTTCATA encodes the following:
- a CDS encoding YjdF family protein; its protein translation is MANAVKLTILFNNPFWIGVFEESKGEDYKVCKVTFGAEPKDAEVYDFILQNYYKLKFKIIEDDKKDVIITSDFEKINPKRIQKLIKKEVQNKGICTKAQAALKAQHEENKIERKKKSKEEKESEKQKLYELKKYKRREKHKGH
- a CDS encoding arginase family protein; translated protein: MNLRKDENPYITVMNFSDIYKKENFYKSECINWRDCSNILGTNCYCNPNAEIRIKEEIADLEPSGIHFIDSGNYHYVSQFWMEKIQENFNLVVFDYHSDMQKPALGNILSCGSWVINSLETNRYLKNVILIGLGKKEKQLIDSQYKENVICIDKDSAYMWDDNKYKFENNPIYISIDKDVLSEKVVDTNWNQGEMNLNELETILHNIIIRENVIGIDICGECSYTLDKLNSIKSNDIANSELLRFLKREKNKKEEAIYLDRDIV
- a CDS encoding WD40/YVTN/BNR-like repeat-containing protein: MILSLCIIFLIVWFIIYLYKVLKDKNEVEILVKEKEQKYELENKILKYDVHMINEKTKKESILKSVWSYLAIFILVGTTLFYGAEIYSSAVKYNGKLSWFLEELFNKKTVDFTHNNIYDDGVEGILSDIREKVDMPEDLYMSKNFVVNFKEDGTITSFDTFLYGNDEKKQLKSFLISYDYEKSNNITIYLNGDVNDDYSKDKSLDPFIETMKVVNLKNDVNKWPGEDKYEVSYSGKRNFEYSQEGIEYIDSNGNMKNDKYVSSNMTGYIVSLYIPGKESEYCPIRYNMVRDLENISEGLNVNYQSDEGLEKYFLSDDEGYELLITGSSLGSRSYSLYGTYNGGETWNIINEDPFNGDMGTADGMTFINEKLGFLSLSKSGGEYGVLYKTGDGGNSYTKVEIPTRNISLINGKCYNPFVFPKIPYEENGVLYLTVGQGSMGDYNNGVVGLYESKDYGETWEFVREMNEER
- the nudC gene encoding NAD(+) diphosphatase; the protein is MIHEIAPYRYDNIYNKETVVKDEDYILIFIKNQVFMKKDNNEIYIPKYKDLKNAVVISHDKLIYLFKIDNMNFFMLKDFNEKEYSFLTRENTSIFRTLKPQWAAFGGVTGKHLYDWYSKNRYCSVCGNEMEIYNKERALCCKSCNNILYPSIAPAVIVGVINKDKILLTRYSRGNYRKYALVAGYVEVGESVEDTVKREVMEEVGLKVKNLRYFGSQPWGFSNTLLMGFFADLDGDEKITLEEEELAEGTWFRYDELPERDLLISLTQTMINEFENKLGNV